One window from the genome of Candidatus Synechococcus calcipolaris G9 encodes:
- a CDS encoding cyclic peptide export ABC transporter — MKLFRILLRAAWKTVIGAAIAGLLNGISTAGLIALINGALHHSQVLGAFLPWAFLGLALLLLLTHFASQVLLVRAAQQALLEMRLLLSRRILASPLRQLEGIGTAQLLATLTDDVDAVSRSFSALPNLFNAIAIVLGCLLYMGWLSPILFFALVALIGIGTSSYLFLASKARRFLKRARDEQDHLFQHFRTLTEGNKELKLNQNRRVAFINEDLQPTAEITRQQNQLGFTVFAIAASWGQLLLFVTIGFFLFTLPHILGVSSTVLSGYVLTIIYLMLPMQQVIDAIPIFSRASVALSKVESLQLTLADSPQDSQLSTHETDGLKPWQKLQLVGVTHSYHSGGAEQPITFTLGPLYLEFAAGEIIFIVGGNGSGKSTLAKIITGLYVPESGDIFLDALKIDDRNREAYRQQFATVFSDFYLFDRLLGLEPSHLVEQVPQYLERLRLSHKVTLQGDRFSTTNLSQGERKRLGLLTAYLEDRPVYVFDEWAADQDPLFRDFFYRKLLPELKERGKTIFVISHDDRYFDLGDRLIKLDYGQVAVAH; from the coding sequence GTGAAGCTCTTTCGGATTCTGTTACGGGCTGCCTGGAAAACAGTGATCGGGGCAGCCATTGCCGGCCTCTTAAATGGGATAAGTACCGCTGGTTTGATTGCCTTGATTAATGGTGCCCTCCACCACAGTCAAGTCCTAGGGGCTTTTTTGCCTTGGGCTTTTTTAGGTTTAGCCCTACTGCTACTGCTCACCCACTTTGCCTCCCAGGTGCTCTTGGTGCGGGCTGCCCAGCAGGCCCTCTTAGAGATGCGTTTACTCCTGAGTCGGCGAATTTTAGCCTCTCCCCTGCGGCAATTGGAGGGGATTGGTACTGCCCAACTGTTGGCAACCCTCACGGACGATGTGGATGCGGTCTCCCGTTCCTTTTCGGCCCTGCCCAATCTCTTTAATGCGATCGCCATTGTGTTGGGCTGCCTGCTCTATATGGGTTGGCTCTCCCCGATTTTGTTTTTTGCCCTAGTTGCCCTCATCGGCATTGGCACGAGTAGCTACCTATTTTTGGCCTCCAAGGCCCGCCGCTTTCTCAAACGGGCCCGGGATGAACAGGATCACCTTTTTCAGCATTTTCGGACGCTGACAGAGGGGAATAAGGAACTGAAGCTCAATCAAAATCGCCGCGTTGCTTTTATTAATGAAGACCTGCAACCGACGGCGGAAATCACCCGACAGCAAAATCAATTGGGCTTTACGGTCTTTGCGATCGCCGCCAGTTGGGGACAGCTACTTCTATTTGTCACCATTGGCTTTTTTCTCTTTACCCTGCCCCACATTTTAGGGGTTAGCTCCACGGTCTTGTCGGGCTATGTGCTGACCATTATTTACTTGATGCTACCCATGCAACAGGTGATTGATGCCATTCCCATTTTTAGCCGTGCCAGTGTTGCCCTCAGCAAGGTAGAGTCTCTGCAACTCACTCTGGCAGACAGTCCCCAGGATAGTCAGCTAAGTACCCATGAAACCGATGGCTTAAAACCTTGGCAAAAGTTACAACTGGTGGGAGTAACCCATAGCTACCATAGTGGCGGCGCAGAGCAGCCCATCACCTTTACCTTGGGGCCCCTCTACCTAGAATTTGCAGCGGGGGAGATTATTTTTATTGTCGGCGGGAATGGCAGCGGTAAATCTACCCTAGCCAAGATCATTACTGGCCTCTATGTCCCCGAATCAGGGGATATTTTTCTAGATGCCCTGAAAATTGACGATCGCAACCGCGAGGCCTACCGCCAGCAGTTTGCCACGGTGTTTAGTGATTTCTATCTCTTCGATCGCCTCTTGGGGTTAGAGCCATCCCACCTGGTTGAACAGGTTCCCCAGTACCTTGAGCGGCTGCGCCTGAGCCATAAAGTGACACTCCAGGGCGATCGCTTTTCCACCACGAACCTATCCCAGGGGGAGCGAAAACGCTTGGGCCTATTGACGGCATACCTGGAAGATCGTCCCGTCTATGTGTTTGATGAATGGGCGGCGGATCAGGATCCCCTCTTTCGCGACTTTTTCTATCGCAAGCTCTTACCGGAACTGAAGGAACGGGGAAAAACCATCTTTGTGATTAGCCATGACGATCGCTACTTTGACCTGGGCGATCGCCTGATTAAGCTAGACTACGGCCAAGTTGCTGTGGCACACTGA
- the psb35 gene encoding photosystem II assembly protein Psb35, translated as MVWVTLPYFPRPLSLIGVEVSSVSGNLLPVYGVLLLGLVAAVTLGLVAFFNSKRPPGWEDAERPSFIPKIETEELDKELNSTELSKDTDTDKKPEDHN; from the coding sequence ATGGTGTGGGTTACATTACCCTATTTTCCGCGCCCATTATCCCTAATTGGGGTGGAGGTGAGTTCTGTATCTGGAAACTTACTCCCCGTCTACGGTGTATTGCTATTGGGTTTAGTGGCCGCCGTTACATTGGGGTTGGTGGCTTTTTTCAATTCTAAACGTCCCCCAGGCTGGGAAGATGCCGAACGGCCCAGTTTTATTCCCAAAATAGAGACTGAAGAACTAGATAAAGAATTGAACTCTACAGAATTATCTAAGGATACTGATACCGACAAGAAACCCGAGGATCATAACTAG